From a single Adhaeribacter swui genomic region:
- a CDS encoding endonuclease: MPEGPRIAFLKEQLDPFVGQTLVEAQGTAKNIPFALLPEQTLIEIKTFGKELLLCFPDFALRIHLMFFGKYAINAELNRELQLGLMFETGVVNFYACDCRYIPEPLDQLYDWTTDVLHPAFDQDKALEQLQRKPDQLICDAIQDQTILAGVGNGIKNEVLFRTQLHPLSTVGAIPEIKLKNLIRTCVAFSHEYLSWKQEGANTNNWLVYQRNTCPRDLVPLRKEKLGKTKRSCYYCEMCQELYSSAF; this comes from the coding sequence ATGCCCGAAGGACCCCGGATTGCTTTCTTAAAAGAACAACTAGACCCATTTGTGGGGCAGACGTTGGTAGAAGCGCAGGGTACCGCTAAAAATATTCCATTCGCTTTATTACCGGAGCAAACCTTAATTGAAATCAAGACCTTCGGAAAAGAACTGTTATTGTGTTTTCCGGATTTCGCTTTGCGTATTCACCTCATGTTTTTTGGTAAATACGCCATTAATGCCGAATTAAACCGCGAATTGCAATTAGGTTTAATGTTTGAAACCGGGGTAGTAAATTTTTACGCCTGCGATTGCCGGTATATTCCCGAACCCTTAGACCAACTATACGACTGGACCACGGATGTACTGCACCCGGCCTTTGACCAGGATAAAGCATTAGAGCAATTACAGCGTAAACCAGACCAACTCATCTGCGATGCCATCCAGGATCAAACTATTTTGGCGGGCGTAGGCAATGGCATTAAAAATGAAGTTTTATTCCGGACCCAACTGCATCCCTTAAGTACCGTAGGCGCAATTCCGGAAATTAAATTAAAAAACCTCATCCGAACCTGTGTCGCTTTTAGCCACGAATACTTGTCCTGGAAGCAGGAAGGTGCCAATACGAATAACTGGCTGGTTTACCAGCGAAATACTTGTCCCCGGGATCTCGTACCTCTACGAAAAGAAAAGCTCGGCAAAACCAAGCGTTCTTGTTATTACTGCGAAATGTGTCAGGAATTGTATTCTTCTGCTTTTTAA